gaagaacggGTTTGGTTGCACGGAAATTGGCAGGTGAAGGAGGAAAGAAGCTGAAAGAGTTCAGCCTGGTATCCTGTGGGCTCTTGGTAAGGAAGATGAACAGAGGGGTCAGATTAGAAACCATGAACTTGGTGTGACTTTTTTCCCAGCAGTACTAGAGCAGGCAGATTACAGGTAGGGTGACCAACTTGCCCAAGTTTGTGGGGGACTTTTCGCCTTTGAGCACTGAAAGCCCCACACCCCGAGCAACCTCTCGGTCCTGGGAAAACCGTGATGGTTGGTCAGCCTGATGCCAGGGTGGATTCAAGGAGGAGGGTTTCAAAAGGCGGCTAGGGAAACGGTGCTTGGAGTGTTGAGCGTACTGGGAAGAGAAGAAAGTCTAGTCTACTGTGAACCCTGGAACTGGCTCGGGAAGGAAGTGAGATTGGAGAGGAGCAGGGCGGGCAATAAAGCGGCCTGCGGGACGGATCAAAGGCCCGGAGGCCTGtgtgaggctgagagtggggGTAGCGCGGCGAGGGTTCGGGAGGGCGGGTGCATGGAGCACTGTTGGGAAGTAGAACGTCTCAGGAGCGCAGGGCTCTGGACGCAGACCCGTTAGGGTGACAACAACATTTACAACGTTGCCATGGAGTGGGGCTCCGAAACGGAGTGGGCACGCGGGCCGCTGAAGGTGAGAAGCTCGCCGAACCTGAGACAAGGGTGATGGAGGAGTTATTCAGTAAAAACTCCTATGACGATGCCGGGGGTCGGGGTGGAGACGCTGCCAGGTTCCCCGCTACAGGTGGAGGGGTAACCTGGAAGCCAACAGATGGCCATGCGTgtcagggagaggcagagggcggGGCAGCCCTGTGATGTGATGTTAAAGGCAGCAGGTAGGAGAGCACTGGGCTGGAAGTCCTGATCGGAGCTGGGAGAACGGGGGAACCTGGGGGCAGGAGACAGCAGCTTCTGCCCAGAAAGCCTGTCTCCTGAAGCAAGTGAGGCCTGTTCCAGGACACCGTGGTGCAGGGGATGTCCTGTGAGCCAGCTGGAGATGTGCATGAAGGTGCAGGTTTCTGGAGGGCTTGGTGGGAACAGCCTCCGCCAGGCACCCAGGGTCTTCCCCAGCAAGGAGGTGAGACCCCTGCCCCATCAAAGCTGAAGGGTcagccccctctctccctgcccaagTGATAGGTTCTTCCCAACACCACTGAGATGCAGGAGACAAGGCAAGCCCCGGAGACAATCTTCCGTGTAGCCCCATCCTGGCCCCCCTGCCCAGTCACAGCCCAGGCTGCGGGAGCGAGGGGGGCTCTTACCTGGGGAAACAGACACCTGCACCTGGAACGAGGGGTCCCGGGACCATGCGTCCAGGATCCACACTGTCTGGATCTTACACCAGTAGGGCCCAGCGTCAGTGGTCTGGAGGTTCCGCACGGTCACCGTGAGGATGCGGGCATCGGTGTTGTCTTGGATGGACACTCGGccgtttctctcttctctctctcctcccttggtTTCCACAATCTTGTTGCAATCTGTGTCATACTGCCCGCGGCACCAGTACTTGTTATGGCCCTTGTAGCTCTCCTCGTACCAACACCAGACGGTCAGGGAGCTGCCCTCGGCGCCCGTCACAAAGCTGGGGCCCCCCAGGGACAAACAGCCTGGAAAACACAAACCACATCCCAGGAGCCCATCCCGAGGGGTTCCAGGACCAGCCCAAGGGGAAGTGGCTGGGGAGGCGTGGCCGGTTCTGGCTCAAGGATGGGGGCCCACAGGGACACCAGAGCTCAGGTCCTAAGTGCGGAGACTAGGGACTGGACAGTGCCATCAGCAGGGGGAGTAGAGACCTGTGCCGGGGTGACCGTATACACAGGACCCTgtcctgggggcggggagagtTGGACCAACGCTGGAGGTGTGAGGCGAGAGAGCGGGCTGTCCCACCCTGTCCTGAGCCCAAACGCTTCCCTTCGGAGGGGCCTCTGCATCCCGGGCTTTCAATGCGGGCTTGTGCTTTAAGCATCTTGTTTGCTGCGCTCTCCGTGTGTCCTCGAGGGATGACACATAAATCTCTGGCTCTCGCTGCTCTCTGGGGctcaggtggcaaacacaaggcccgcgggctgaatccagccctccaccttgttttatctggcccagcaccttgtttctatccagcagcagcaccgagctccttgcccctagttagggagtcgttacatttatacaggcctaaagttacattcggccctttgaaggcaaccgtgtgGCTGACGTTGCCCCCGGTGAAAAcattgacacccctgacctagggAGAATCGGCACACACGGTCTCCCACACACCTGGCTGCTGAGAAGGGCAGGGTCCCTAAGGAGACCCTCTTAGGCCTCCTGTCTCGGATTTGGGTGTGGGCTGACGAGCCCCACAGCCTGAAAAGACAGGAGGGAGCAAAGCCAGGAGCTGGGATGAAAAGGAGACAGGAAACATGAATCTTTACAAGTGACTTTGAAGTTTTCATCTGAGCCCCCGCTGTGCTGCAAGGACTCGGGAGGGACAGGTGCACCCCGGGTTGGAGAGGTCCGCCTGCTGCTCACGAAGGGGTAGGAAGTGGTTTCCATCACCGGCTTTCCTgcacccaggccagggccctTAGGTAATTTTGTCTCCTTCAAGCAAGCAGATTTCAACAAGCAGTGACGtgcggggaggtggggagaagcccTGATGTGTGGCGTTAGCCGACTTCCCTGGTGTAAGTGCCCTCACCGGCCCGGTTTCAGTTAACCACATGATGTCACCAGATGTGAAGTCAGAAAACACGCTCCCAACCAGCTTTCGTGAGCCCAAGCGAGCTGGCTCCAGCCGCCACTGCTTCCTCTAGGGTGAGTCACAAAATGTCATCACCTTTTAGGACATGTTGAGCACCTTCCGCGTGTGCTGGAGTGCACCTCGTTTGAACGTCCCTCCGAGTCTAACCTGGACCACAAGGGCCTCAGGACACCTCGGAGGTCAGCCAGCCCCTCGTTCACTCCACTTATTAGGAAACTACACCACCCGTGGGCAGTCTTACCAGCTGGTTTCTCCTTTTAAATGTCTGCCTTGCCACCCACTTTTCTGGAAGAGTCTGCCATTACATTGGGCAGGTTCTATGCTTTGTGAGGAAACCCAGCCAAAAAAATCTTTCTGCAAACATGAAGGGTATCCTCTCATTTTTATCCTAAATCTACGTCCCACGGGGGGGAAAAAAGTGCCCTCACGCATTTGGAATGTCTTTTCTAAGCATTCGTCTTCTGCAAGTCCAGCCGTGGACGGACAGTTGTATTTACTTGCTTACGCCTCACCTTGACTCTGAGAATGGCGTCGCAGACCCTGCATTAATTTTTTCTACAGAGTCTTTCCAACTCCTTTCAACGAAACTCCAACAGAACAGACCTACTGCAAGTTCCTGAGCTTCCCATGGTCTCTCCTGGCTCTGCGCTTCTGTTTACACTCTTCCCCTTTCCACTCAATTCTTCAAGACCAACGTCCGGTAACGCCTCCGCGAAGACCCACGTCCTTCCAGCAGCAGAGCTCGGTGTTCCTGCCGCGCACTCATCCTCCCTCGTGGGGATGAGTCTTCTACGACAAGTCCCGTGCTCTGTTGTTATTACTTGCCTTCCTCATCCAACCCTGAGCCCCCGAGTGCAGAAGTTGCTCTAAATCACAGCATCTGCAACAGTCCTGGCACAGGGGTGGCGCTCGGTAAGTGTAGGCAGGATCTGTGGGTGAGTGTGTAAATGCACAGAATAGACAgacggacggatggatggatgtgtCCTTCCCATTTCTGCTGTCGCTTTGCCTCTGGCTCGAACCCAGGGCACCATCCTGCCCCCTATATGAACAGCATCCCcgagccccagccccactcacctgggaggcagagaaggagcagAGCCGGAGGCAGCCACATGTCCCTCTATCCCTGGCTGGCGTCCCCAGCAAACCCAAGTCCCAGCTGGAACCAAGAAGTTTGCAGCTGAGCCCGGTCACTCACCCTCTACTTGTTCGAGGCCCTTGTGTGGCCCTGTGCCATCTACTTCCTTGTTCACCTCTAAGCTACTTCCTCATTTGGAGCCTTccttagaaaaaggggaagagggGTAGGAGGCATATCCGAGAATGGACTAAACCCAACAGGGAAAATCTGTTGATTTTCCCCCCTACTTGGTGACAATGTTTGGGCCACACCATGAACCTTCATAAAAGTCAGTCCCTGTGTGTGAAACCTTGAACAGAGGAGACCCTGGTCCCCTGactctcctttcttcctgtctGAGCTGCCCCTCTCTCTGGCTGCCTACTTTTGGGTCATAAAACACCCTCACTTAAGAGATCTGgggttccctggctggtgtggctcagtggattgagcactggcctgtgaaccaaagggtcgccaggtggattcccaatcagggtacatgcctgggttgcgggccgg
This window of the Desmodus rotundus isolate HL8 chromosome 9, HLdesRot8A.1, whole genome shotgun sequence genome carries:
- the CD300E gene encoding CMRF35-like molecule 2; protein product: MWLPPALLLLCLPGCLSLGGPSFVTGAEGSSLTVWCWYEESYKGHNKYWCRGQYDTDCNKIVETKGGEREERNGRVSIQDNTDARILTVTVRNLQTTDAGPYWCKIQTVWILDAWSRDPSFQVQVSVSPAPRPTTRPTTRPTTPAAFPEATTGQNSSNNQVSSSCPGVPLSTVYFLLLVLLKVPLLLSILGAVLCVSRRQTDAGRRRSWPDHGDPPCHEPAPGKPCPGIQPFRLDERDLRALYSRTRRQ